The Achromobacter deleyi genome has a window encoding:
- a CDS encoding TRAP transporter substrate-binding protein, with protein sequence MIKHLKTRILVLATVLSCTVAGVAAAADVKPRLIRFGYGLNEESVQGRAARFLAQELEKVSGGKLKMRTFGSANLGSDEQMQSALVGGAQEMMVGSTAPLAGMVKEFGVFDLPFLFNSEKEADAVLDGPLGQDLLKKLEAKGLVGLVYWENGFRNMTNSKRPITRAEDLQGIKLRVMQNQIALGVFNTLGANAVPMPFSELFTALETRTVDGQENPITTIQSSKFYEVQPYLTITRHVYTPWVVLASKKWWDTLSPDEQKLIRQAAAASRDFERQDSRADSTKAMGTLEKNGMKINTITPEEVARMRQKVQPVVDKYTQELGPELVKQLNDEIQKARN encoded by the coding sequence ATGATCAAGCACCTCAAGACCCGCATTCTTGTCCTGGCGACGGTACTGTCCTGCACCGTCGCCGGCGTGGCCGCGGCCGCGGACGTCAAACCGCGCCTGATCCGGTTCGGCTACGGCCTGAACGAAGAAAGCGTACAGGGGCGCGCCGCGCGCTTCCTGGCGCAGGAACTGGAGAAAGTCAGCGGCGGCAAACTCAAGATGAGGACCTTCGGATCGGCCAACCTGGGATCCGACGAACAGATGCAGAGCGCGCTTGTGGGCGGCGCGCAGGAGATGATGGTGGGCTCCACCGCGCCGCTGGCCGGCATGGTCAAGGAATTCGGCGTATTCGACCTGCCCTTTCTCTTCAACAGCGAAAAAGAGGCAGACGCCGTCCTGGACGGCCCGCTCGGCCAGGACCTGCTGAAAAAACTGGAGGCCAAGGGGCTGGTCGGCCTGGTCTATTGGGAAAACGGCTTTCGCAACATGACCAACTCCAAGCGCCCGATCACGCGCGCCGAAGATCTTCAGGGCATCAAGCTGCGCGTCATGCAGAACCAGATCGCGCTGGGCGTCTTCAACACCCTGGGCGCCAATGCCGTGCCGATGCCGTTCTCCGAGCTCTTCACGGCGCTGGAAACCCGCACCGTGGACGGCCAGGAGAACCCCATCACCACGATCCAGAGCAGCAAGTTCTATGAAGTGCAGCCTTACCTGACCATCACGCGCCACGTCTATACGCCGTGGGTGGTGCTGGCGTCCAAGAAGTGGTGGGACACCCTGTCGCCCGACGAACAGAAGCTGATCCGTCAGGCCGCCGCGGCATCGCGCGACTTCGAACGGCAGGACAGCCGCGCCGACTCCACGAAGGCCATGGGCACGCTGGAAAAGAACGGCATGAAGATCAATACCATCACCCCGGAAGAAGTTGCCCGCATGCGGCAGAAGGTCCAGCCCGTCGTCGACAAGTACACGCAGGAGCTCGGTCCTGAACTGGTGAAACAGCTCAACGACGAAATCCAGAAGGCGCGCAACTAG
- a CDS encoding IlvD/Edd family dehydratase encodes MSQTPRKLRSQKWFDDPSHADMTAIYVERYLNYGLTRQELQTGRPIIGIAQTGSDLAPCNRHHLALAERIKAGIRDAGGIPMEFPVHPLAEQGRRPTAALDRNLAYLGLVEILHGYPLDGVVLTTGCDKTTPACLMAAATVDIPAIVLSGGPMLDGWHEGQRVGSGTVIWHARNLMAAGKLDYEGFMTLATASSPSIGHCNTMGTALSMNSLAEALGMSLPTCASIPAPYRERGQMAYATGMRICDMVREDLRPSHILTRQAFENAIVVASALGASTNCPPHLIAIARHAGIDLSLDDWQRLGEDVPLLVNCVPAGEYLGEGFHRAGGVPAVLHELLAAGRLHPGCPTVSGKTIGEIAAGSKTHNVDVIRSCDAPLKHRAGFIVLSGNFFDSAIIKMSVVGEAFRRAYLSEPGSENAFEARAIVFEGPEDYHARIEDPALNIDEHCILVIRGAGTVGYPGSAEVVNMAPPSHLIKRGIDSLPCLGDGRQSGTSASPSILNMSPEAAVGGGLALLRTGDRIRVDLNQRSVTALVDETEMERRRQDPPYQAPASQTPWQELYRQLVGQLSTGGCLEPATLYLRVVETRGDPRHSH; translated from the coding sequence ATGTCCCAGACACCCCGCAAACTGCGCAGCCAGAAATGGTTCGACGACCCCTCGCACGCCGACATGACGGCGATCTACGTCGAGCGCTATCTCAATTACGGCCTGACGCGCCAGGAACTGCAAACGGGGCGGCCGATCATCGGCATCGCCCAGACCGGCAGCGACCTGGCGCCCTGCAATCGCCATCACCTGGCGCTGGCCGAACGCATCAAGGCCGGCATCCGGGACGCGGGCGGCATACCGATGGAATTTCCGGTGCATCCGCTGGCCGAACAGGGTCGCCGGCCCACCGCCGCGCTGGACCGCAACCTTGCCTATCTCGGACTGGTGGAAATCCTGCACGGCTATCCGCTGGACGGCGTGGTGCTGACCACCGGCTGCGACAAGACCACCCCCGCCTGTCTGATGGCCGCGGCCACCGTGGACATTCCGGCCATCGTCCTGTCCGGCGGGCCGATGCTGGACGGCTGGCATGAGGGCCAACGCGTGGGATCGGGCACCGTCATCTGGCACGCGCGCAACCTGATGGCCGCCGGCAAGCTGGACTACGAAGGCTTCATGACCCTGGCCACCGCATCCTCGCCCTCGATCGGCCACTGCAACACCATGGGCACGGCCCTGTCGATGAACTCCCTGGCCGAGGCGCTGGGCATGTCGCTGCCGACCTGCGCCAGCATCCCCGCGCCCTACCGGGAGCGCGGCCAGATGGCTTACGCCACCGGCATGCGCATCTGCGACATGGTGCGCGAAGACCTGCGCCCCTCCCACATCCTGACCCGGCAGGCGTTCGAAAACGCCATCGTGGTCGCCTCGGCGCTGGGCGCATCCACCAATTGCCCCCCCCACCTGATCGCCATCGCCCGCCACGCCGGCATCGACCTGAGCCTGGACGACTGGCAGCGGCTGGGGGAAGACGTGCCCCTGCTGGTCAATTGCGTGCCGGCGGGCGAATACCTGGGCGAAGGCTTTCACCGCGCGGGCGGCGTCCCCGCGGTGCTGCACGAACTGCTGGCCGCCGGCCGGCTGCACCCCGGCTGCCCGACGGTATCCGGCAAGACCATCGGCGAGATTGCCGCCGGATCCAAGACCCACAACGTGGATGTGATCCGCAGCTGCGATGCGCCGCTCAAGCACCGTGCCGGCTTCATCGTACTGTCGGGCAACTTCTTCGACAGCGCCATCATCAAGATGTCGGTCGTGGGCGAAGCATTCCGCCGCGCCTACCTGTCCGAGCCCGGCTCCGAAAATGCCTTCGAAGCGCGCGCGATCGTGTTCGAAGGCCCCGAGGACTATCACGCGCGCATCGAAGACCCCGCCCTCAACATCGACGAGCACTGCATCCTCGTGATCCGGGGCGCCGGCACCGTGGGTTATCCAGGCAGCGCCGAAGTGGTCAACATGGCGCCGCCCTCCCACCTGATCAAGCGCGGCATCGACTCCCTGCCCTGCCTGGGCGACGGCCGCCAGAGCGGTACGTCGGCCAGCCCGTCCATCCTGAACATGTCGCCCGAAGCCGCCGTGGGAGGCGGATTGGCGCTGCTGCGCACGGGCGACAGGATCCGCGTCGACCTGAACCAGCGATCGGTCACCGCGCTGGTGGACGAAACTGAAATGGAGCGGCGCAGGCAGGATCCTCCATACCAGGCGCCGGCCTCGCAGACTCCCTGGCAGGAGCTGTACCGGCAGCTGGTGGGCCAGCTGTCTACCGGCGGCTGCCTCGAACCCGCCACGCTATACCTGAGGGTAGTGGAAACGCGCGGGGATCCGCGGCATTCGCATTGA